Genomic DNA from Theobroma cacao cultivar B97-61/B2 chromosome 3, Criollo_cocoa_genome_V2, whole genome shotgun sequence:
TGGATCACGAGCCTCAACCTTTATTGATTGTATGgagtattttgttttaattgttGCCTTTTTAAACGTATTTCtctttaattgtttattttatcttgAAGTTATATTTGCTTTGTTTCCCAAAAATTGTTACAATGTCTTTGTTTctatacatttttttaatgatttgtcATTAAAACAATTAGTTTGTTTCATGCTGTACAAATAatgcatatattttttatcatgAAAGTTAAAAGTgcttttgctcttttttcaTTGGCTTGGTTATGCATCTCTTTGCTTTAGTATCTTACTCGGATAGTGTCAGGTTTGAATGCCCATTTCATTAGTTTCCTTATTGCTTTTTTTTGTCATCTTTGTTTTGCAGTGAACTTGGAGCAACAGGTTAAGTGTTTATGGACTATAtgggatttttttatttaattgttatgctttttttatgtttacctcTTTGATGATTTGTTATGTTTGGAATTTTAGTTCAGGGACGATGCATTTTTGCTTAATCTGTGTCTTTCACGtgttttatgatttattgtaATGTTTTTCATGTTATTAGAGTCTTTAAtgtattttatcatttattctTATGCTTTTTATGTTCCCATAAATTTCAAACTGTTCTAATTGTTTTTCTATATGCCTTTTTTTTTGCACTTAGAGTCTATACAAGTTGCTTTTGCATATGTTTCTATTTCATCTATGTCTTTCATGTGTTTTATAATTGATCATTATGCTTTTTATGCTTTGTTTTGCAACAAAGTTCAAACTGCTTTTCCTATTTTTCAATGCACCATTCACCAGTATTCAAGCCATTGGCTTTAAGAGTTGcttatcaaaattattatgatttcCATTGTTTAACTTCAGTTCAGTCTAGATGCATTTTAACTTAATCACTATCTTCCatgtattttatgatttattattatgcTACATATTTTTTACTAGGTATCTTGCATCTGCTTTCATCAATAAAGATACATTTTTGCTTAATTTGTCTCTTTCGTGtgttttatgatttattattatgcTACGTATTTTTTACTAGATATCTTGCATCTGCTTTCATTAATAAAGATACATTTTTGCTTAATTTGTCTCTTTCGTGTGTTTTATGATTGACTGTTatacttttcatattttgttGTAATGCAAACTTCATATTGTTCTCCCTCTTTTTTAATctgttatgttttttttttagacaAGCTTTACACCAATTGCTTATCAAAGTTATTATGGTTTACTTTGTTGATTTCAGTTCAACCAAGATACATGTTTTCTTGGTCACTGTCTTACATATATTTTGGCATTTTATGTAAACGCAGATTTCAAACTATTCTTGCCATTTTTCAAAGTGTAAGCATCGCTCTCTGATGAGAACTTAAAATGCAATTGAAATCAACATTTGGCATTTTTTAAGCCGTTCTTGGTTATAAATATGCAGATTGAGCcatgtttgttttttatttaattgttatcaAGCATGAATTTATGTTTTAGCGTGCAAAATAATTCACTGTTAAATACATCCTTTTTAGGGAAATGGATAACATACTGTTCgctttatatttaaataattcacATTGTTTTCAAAAGTTTGATTATTGTAATTTTGTTGCTTAGTTCATATCGTTGTTTGATTTGTAATTAGTTCATATCGTTGTTTGATTTGTAATTTAAACTTCTATGTTCTTATCGTGATTTAGTTTTGTAAGATTATTTGAGTATTTTGTTTGGCCactttatattattttctaatttgtATTGTTGGTTCAGAGCAATGATGTTTTGTATTATCATTAATGGTTGAATTTTGGCTAGAAAAAGATCCTTCTCACTGTTAAGAGAAGAATAAGTTGTCTAACAAGATTGGCAAGCTTCTATGTGACCTCTCCTTCCTTTAGCTATGAGaaggatatttattcttcCCAAAATTTGACCATCCCATAATAGTCCAATCGTTGTTAACTCAATAAACTAGTTAACTCAAGCTTTGCATAAATctcattctttctttattgCTTAGTGAGACAAATAGACTAGGTGTGTGATTAGGTCCAAGTTGATCATTTGTATATTGGTTTTCAATGTCGCTAGTCTTCAttaattcttgatttttttattgatcttattaatttatctttttttttttttttacagagAACTTTGCTTTACTTGTTGTTCCGCTGATAATAAGGATTGTTAATGATAaacttttttagtttttaataaCTTACCTTTTAGTAAATTCTTTTTTACACATtgacttaaatttttttgattactACTTTTACTTATAGCATTTTCTGATCGTAGGGTCTCATGTTTTGTGGAGATAAAGTCAATCATAGTTTACAACGAATGCATCcattattatgaattttaaactttCCTGCATATTAATGTCCCAATTTTTGACAATCATTCAAATTGTTCTTTTACGTTTTGTGCTGCCCTTCTATTTAAAGTGATGAGTATATAATTAGCTGGTAGGCATGATGTAGTGTTTTATAATTTCTGCATgattttctttattgttttatCTATTTTGTCTACTTTATTGTTTTATCTATTTTGTCTACTTATCTTTTGTTCGcgtcatatattttatttgtctttcaatcaactaaaataatttgcatcttttttttaacactttaaatattatgtgacTTATTTTCTTAGTCCTTATAATTTATTCCCAAAATTTGCTCAAAATTTAATCCATTTATATTGATGTCAATGTATTCCAATGTTTGTCTATCATTTTCTAGCCGGTtcgtttattttaaattcgtTGCCAACTATGGCTATCGACAAAAACTATAAAGTGTCTTCATTTACTTCCCTTTTTATTTCCAGCAAACTATTTTCCTATAATTTTTGTCTGTTATTGTTGTTGGCAGCAAATTTTTATGACATTTATGTCAATTATAAGTTTAATATTAATGTATGGCTACTTAATCTCTTATCTATAGCATCTCTATACTGATTCTGCCTATAAGTTTAATATTAATGTATGGTTACTTAATCTTCGATTTTGTTCAATGCCTTATCCTACCAACATCTGtcattgtaaaataaaaaaatatataagttGTTCCTTTCTCTATGGGAATCAATGGAAAAGCATTCTGATTATAGatttagttttgattatttgctttgttataattttggtTCGGTATCTTTATAGTATTTGTGTAGATTTAgcctttttttatatttggaaATCAATACCTATGTTAATCAATACCTTTTAACTGttgatttattctttttttatagcTTTTTTGGTAACATTGTTGTGGGCATACCTATGTTAATCAATGCTTGGTGAATGTTAATTTAAAGTAGTCAAGAATTTGTGTGTTTGATTGAGTCCTGCTGCATGAAAATCATCACACATGAGTATTCTTGCTAAGTCAAGCAactgatttattttatgtttttttattaatgtgtcttgttcttgatttctattttgttttgttttttttttttttgtagtcaAGTTGGGGGAAACTTTGGTTAAAGTTTAGTAAATCGATTGCTTATTCAAGTAAGCTTAACTTTCGAATTACATTTTGTTTAGAGTTTATCATGTTGCCTTACTAAATCTTTGCGTTTTTCAAACATGTTTGTTACATCTTCGTATATATCTTCTGTTAAACCACATGCTTTTGTGTTAATATTCATGTCATTTGGTCTTTGTTTATTATTTGAGTTTACGTATCAAACATGTTTGTTGTATCTTCGTATATATCTTCTGTTAAGTCACATGCTTTGCAATGTCTTTTCAACAACAACCCTTTCCTTCAAATGGacaattaaattatactttcctttctttttcttataacATACTTATAACCATTGCTTTTGTCCTCTCATTTTCTCAAGAGATCCTTAAAAGGgctattttgatttttgttctCAATTTCGTATAGCttatattcatttttgttttgtgctttcagatttctttctttgttgtgGTGGCATAACTTCCAGTTTCTGTTTTGATGGCTTTCAGGTATGGcatttttatcatattcttttctccttattttattttttttatctttctctttatttttcgCTATGTATGTGAATTAGTTATAATAAAGACAAGTTTAAGTTTTGGGTGTACCAGCATACAAACATGAAATTGAGCTAAGCTTTTGCTTATATGATGTCTTAATTGCATGAATCTTTAATATTGATTTCATCAAGGCTTGAATTACCATTAATGTATGTCTATTGTTCCTTTCTGTAGCTTCTGCAATTATTTATGGCTTGGTGTTAAGGTAGGCAGTAAGCTTATCTATGAAGTGCCCCGACAtatttcatcttttttattcgtttattttcatttttgactttctttcctttatttgctttgttttttttttgttttgctagcctctttaattattttttatgcaatttgttataattttcATGATGCTTTCTTCTTTAGTAGCAATACGTTTGTTGCAAACAAAATACATACaacaatataaaattattcaaaaataaaatatttaccaacataacaaaaaagattCGTTATTACTCATTCTAATAGATTTGACAAACTTGACCTACTAGAAGTAAATCatttaacaaataaataattattttgatagtACATTGTCATTAGCATTCtacataaatatattaataattcttACCATCAACCCATGTTTTCTACCATTTGTTAAGTTCACTAACATTTTCTGTTGTCATTGATGGTCTATTTTCTGCTAGAAAAATCGTTTTCATTGTTAAGGGTAGAATTGGCCGacaaataaaggcataggaaaaaTCAATCTCATGTTTGCAAGAAGATCCTTTATTTTTAGATCAAAAGATCTACGACCACCATAGCTCATCTGGATTCATTATGTTTCGCAAATAGTAGGTCAACCTCTTTTTCCTTTAGCAACAAAAACAATTTCTTCCAATCGAAATTTGGACTGTTCCTTGATAGCACAAGCGTTGTTAAAACAATACAATTGGAAGAGAACGcactattaaataaaataaatttataactgTTAATGTACTGATCGTGATAATTATTGGtataaaatttgtttcaaGCATGGTAAATTCTCACTGAAGGataatttttagtcatttgtttcaatgtattttcatttttgtttgacTTTTCATGTATGGCTTTCATCTTTCTAATGATCCCATAAAGATATAGAACGCATTGCTAGAGGCTTACTAGCCTCAATACTGTTGTGTTTTGTGGAATATTGTAGGAGTGCAAAGGTAGGTTACTATGCATCGAGGTACAAGAAATTTGGAAACTTATGCTATGTTATTGGTGCTTTGCGAGCCTTTATTGGGCACCATAACCTGGACCTTAGAATCATGGTTAACATTTTTAGGGATCTAAAAAGCAACAATTCCACTTCTGAAAGTTTAGTATTTTCTGATTCGTTAGGTTATGCTATAGCCCATACCATGCTCGTTTCACATGATAGCATTATGAGTTTAGACttcataaataatttcatatcCAAGTGAATGAGGGTGACTGGCAAACATATTCTCAAGTGACAGCCCTCTGTATTGTGAATGAAAAGTACTTTTGTGGTGGCATGAAAATTACACAAAATGCTAATCCTCATAATGGAAGCTTTAAGATGGAataatttttctattattcTCACTATGTCATTTCTTGCTTTTGTTAATTCCAAGGTACATCTAGTAATTTATACATGCTACTTCTATAAAAGTATGGCTGTTTGGGTGTGTTGTTCAGATTTTAGTAGGGAGAAAAAAAGGAGTGAAAGAGATTGGTTCAAGTCTCTCCTTTACTAAGGATGAGAATTTGGGGGAATGGTTACTCCGAGGAATATTTTGTTGCAATGGTTCAATTACTTTGTGATTGTACTATATCAGAATCTTAGTATCTTATGATTATatcaaaaattttagtttttgtagGTTATTGCCAATGGAGAAATGACTCTTTTTCAACTTATGGctgtttattatttttatttaattttaaagttttaattcattttgatTGTATGTTTTGATATGTTATCCAATTAATGACGCCAACATCCAAAGGCTAAAACAGAAACATAAATGAAAGTTAAAGAATTCTTCTATTTAGAAAACTGTCTTtcttaaagaattttttttttataaatgataACGAAATTTCCACTAATTTTTCAGTAACCAGTCATCTTTTTAATTCTcgctttttaaattataaatgaacACAATTTGTTTAATAACTTTAATGCATTACTATGTATTATAACATAAcctattattttaaatttgcatcagaacaaataaattattttattttttctttaaacaatcggtaacaattataatactaaaaattaataacattAATAAACAATTCATGATATCtactaattaaaaattttatactaaatttttaacatcAACTATTTGTAAAATTTGCAAACCAGTTGTGTAATGTAGGTACATTTCTAGTATACTTAAATAGAACTTTTGATATtagaataattttgaaacttaattatttttttaaaattttatgtaattaaggACAAACTCATACAActagttaaattaatttatgaaatcatgattattaattaacttgtaatgacttttaatatatagtttgtatattgtgttaatttataagaaatatattaCTATTATATTTATACCAAAATACTTTTAcgatatatatactttaaatataaacatatttactttatattttgtgttaatattacaaaattataacttataaattattattaataaatataattaatatatatattttgtttatataaatttataatatataaaccTAAAGAGAAGTTGTGAAATTAGAATAGGTTTGAAActtagtgtttttttttaatttcatgtaattaataacaaattcatatagttaattaaattaattcatgaaaatatgattattaattaacttataatgtcttttaatatatgtactttatatatattgggttcatttataaggaatataattactattatatttatattaaaatacttttagtatatacatatactttaaatataaatatatttacattctattttgtgttaataTTACAGAAActataatttacaaaattattaattatcatatatatatatatatatatatatacctttgtttatataaacttataatatataaatttaaagagAAGTTGTAGAATTAGAATAGTTTTAAAAcctagttatttttttaatttcatgtaattaaggacaaatccatattgttaattaaattaattaatgaaactatgattattaattaacttgtaatatcttttaatatatatactttgtATAAATTGGGTTGATTTATAAGGattataattactattatatatatactaaaatacttttagtatatatatactttaaatataaacatatttactttttattttttattaacattacaaaaattataacttataaaattattaattataatatatatacacacattatattatatattatgttcatttataaagaatataattactattatataagttaaaaattactaaacaacaaaataatattgattttattattaatttaataataataataataataataataatagtatatTAATGGGTAAAAACTCTAGTCgctctttcttctttcgtTTCTTCTTTAGTTGGCAGCGGccctttccttctttttttcatcCTCACTGCTCAAGTGCTCAGTTCTCAACCCTAGCCGCTGATCGGTCCAATCCTCCATTCTTGTTCTCCATTCAGGTAAATcttatctcttttttattttcatttttgggtAGTTATTGTGCCAAAATTTGGTGGCTTTTTAGCTTGAGCTTTGGGCAgatattttcatttcatttgttttatataaaaaattatctattAGCTTAAGTGTTACATacattcttattttttttatttgtgtaGGATCATGTATAACAATTGAAGATTCAATTGCCACACTTGTTGAAACTAACAAGGAAGGAGatgattgaattttttatgagTTGTTGCCTTATTATTGTAAACATGTAATGTTGTTTAAGAAGttgtttgaatatttgtttttagttatttaagtttatgttgttgtttgaatatttggttttagttatttaagtttatgttattatttgagtatttgtttttagttatttaagtttatgtttgagatatttgtttttgattattaaaatttaaattttataatttgtgtttttttattaatttaattattagtaaattatatgaaatatgttagagaaatattattgtatatgaATACAGGTATGGATTCGAGTTCAAATAATTGGGTAcccatgaagagcattttaataattttttatataatcagGTTTTTAAACTAGTTAGGGTAAGTATAGGATAGTGGGAATGAATTAGAATTAGGGTTAgggtagtaatttttaaaaatattcaagtAGTTAATAGGGTTcaaatactttattttttataaagttaGAGTTTGGGTACCTCAATATTAATTGGTACCGTACTTGTTAACAACTGACAACTGCTCATAGTTCAAAAGAAGGAGACATTGCACAATCggaaccttttctttttggtctTTGGATGTTGGTgtcaaagagaaaaaacaagTATGAACAGGGCAGGCAGTATTAACCACGGGAAAAGAATAGTGGTAAGCAAAAAACTCAAGGGTCGCGTTTTATGCTCTTAGAAGATAATGAGGAAGAGGACGTTGTTCCTTATCAGAGTGCAACGACAAGGAGCTAAACCTTTAAGCAGGATTTTGGTGATAAAGAAAGGATTGAATCTTCTAACAGGAAAGAAATACAGCAGATCAGTTAAGAGACACAGTTCAAAGCACAAAGGATAATGCAGGGCAGGCAAATGGAGGAATAGAGAGTCGTGCTATGATCCAGGAGGATAATGGTCTGTTTGGGAGGGCATCGGAAGGTGAGGAAGTAGTGAGAGAGTCCTTAACCATGGATGTTTTGACAGGTAAATGAATCTCCCCTTTGgtgttgaaaggtaatgagtAGATTTAAACGATGCCAGCATTAAAAGAGACATACTACCTCAAGGGAGTATACTTGACCCAAACAAACATACTGTTGCAACAATGGAGGTTAAGAAGGTGGAAGAAGGTCTCCATACATTCAAGTTGATGACTCGAAATGCAAGAACTGGAGGGGTCGCAATACATGAGAAAGATTTTAAATCAACTGATAAGAAGATATTAACCCGTTTGCAAGGTATGTCGATTAAAAAACGGGTTAGAGCTAAACCCATAATCGCCACAATGCATTCAAATGCAATGTCTAGTTTATTAGAAGATAGTGGACAAAATTTAGCCCTTGAAGATATTGAAGTGGAGGCAATACAGCAGTCTGTTGCAACTAAGGATCTGAAAAAGCCTTCGACCATTTTGGGTGATGACTTGAAGGAGAATTTACGGCCTATTCAAGGTCAGTACACTTAATTTCCTATCTatgtcttttaattttttggtgtAGAATTGTCAAGGTGCAGGGGATAATAATTTTGTTAGTTTGTTTAGAGAGTTTGTGAAACAAAATAACTGTTCCATGGCTGTTATAGTGGAACCAAGGATCAGCGAGTTTAATGCAAAAAGAGTGATTtatttaatgggatttgaatgaTCACATAAAGTGGAGTCGGTTGGCTTTTCATATGGTATCTAGATTCTTTGGCAGGAGGCTGTTAAAATAGACGTGATTGGGAATCATACTTAGTGTATTCATATTACAATTGAACATCATTTGGGAAACTCTTGGAATCTATCTGCTGTTTATGGTCATCCAAATCCATCTTTTAGGCATAGTTTGTGGGAGGAATTAAGGAGGTTTGCCAAGACTGCCTCAAAGCCATGGTTGATAGCTGGTGATTTTCACTCATTCTTATTCACATGAAAAGTCTGGAGGTTCTGTAAGGTGTAGTCGGCCTTGCTTACACTTTCAAAATCTGGTCAATGAGTTTGAACTAATGGACCTCGACTTTAAAGGCCCTAAATTTACCTGGCGAAGAGGTACAATGTTTGAGAGAATTGACAAAGCAGTGTGCAATATGCAGTGGCATTTAGCTTTTAGTGATGCAGTCGTCCATCACCTACCAAGGGTAGGCTCAGATCACAGACCACTTCTAATTTCAACTAGAGATGCCCGAGTTGAAAACAGGACACAAAGCTTCAGATTTCAAGCTGTTTGGTTGATTCATGAGGGATTCAACGAGTTTGTGAAACAAGCATGGGACAATTCGAGTAACATTCATGTCGCTATGGTGAATTTTT
This window encodes:
- the LOC18604705 gene encoding uncharacterized protein LOC18604705 isoform X3, whose amino-acid sequence is MTPGFFMALDFGSQGLFSWLELFLIVESSPNLSWLRDVLGSFVVYFACVYFNGFSKNLGSRASTFIDLNLEQQSSWGKLWLKFSKSIAYSNFFLCCGGITSSFCFDGFQKNRFHC
- the LOC18604705 gene encoding uncharacterized protein LOC18604705 isoform X2, which produces MTPGFFMALDFGSQGLFSWLELFLIVESSPNLSWLRDVLGSFVVYFACVYFNGFSKNLGSRASTFIDLNLEQQSSWGKLWLKFSKSIAYSNFFLCCGGITSSFCFDGFQLLQLFMAWC
- the LOC18604705 gene encoding uncharacterized protein LOC18604705 isoform X1, whose amino-acid sequence is MTPGFFMALDFGSQGLFSWLELFLIVESSPNLSWLRDVLGSFVVYFACVYFNGFSKNLGSRASTFIDLNLEQQSSWGKLWLKFSKSIAYSNFFLCCGGITSSFCFDGFQVWHFYHILFSLFYFFYLSLYFSLCM